One stretch of Dyella jiangningensis DNA includes these proteins:
- a CDS encoding helicase HerA-like domain-containing protein: MTDILIGRNDSTSVCLDPHYGNRHGMIAGATGTGKSVSLMVLAEGFSRLGVPCFLADAKGDLAGLSMPAGEPGDKLKTRLAQLQLTDWKPQANPVIFWDIYGKLGHPVRATISEMGPTLLGRVLELNDTQEGVLEVIFKVADDQGWLLLDLADLRALLGFASENAKDISSHYGLISTQSIAAIQRAVLKLEQDGADQFFGEPALELADLMRQDMSGRGVINILAADQLILKPRLYSTFLLWLLSELFEQLPEVGDLDQPKLVFFFDEAHLLFDDAPPALLQRVEQVVRLIRSKGVGVYFCSQNPDDVPGNILGQLGNRVQHALRAFTPRDQKAVKAAAETFVANPKIDVAEAITQLAVGEALASTLRDGGVPSPVERVLVTSPTARIGAITDAERGTVRQRSPVGGKYDTAVNRESAAEMLARRASDKAADPQVTARQGATDAPATKQGPDWTDAVKDALLGTSRRQGMIEAMAKSASRAVGSKLGQQIVRGVLGGIFGGKR, translated from the coding sequence ATGACTGACATCCTGATCGGCCGCAACGACAGCACCAGCGTGTGCCTGGATCCGCACTACGGCAATCGTCACGGCATGATCGCGGGCGCCACCGGCACCGGCAAATCGGTGTCGCTGATGGTGCTGGCCGAAGGCTTTTCCAGGCTCGGCGTGCCCTGCTTCCTGGCCGATGCCAAGGGCGACCTCGCCGGCCTGTCGATGCCTGCGGGCGAACCGGGCGACAAGCTGAAGACGCGACTGGCCCAGCTGCAGCTCACCGACTGGAAGCCACAGGCCAATCCGGTGATCTTCTGGGACATCTACGGCAAGCTCGGTCATCCCGTGCGCGCCACCATCAGCGAGATGGGTCCCACGCTGCTGGGTCGCGTGCTCGAACTCAACGACACGCAGGAAGGCGTGCTCGAAGTGATCTTCAAGGTGGCCGACGACCAGGGCTGGCTGTTGCTGGATCTGGCCGACCTGCGCGCCCTGCTCGGCTTCGCCAGTGAGAACGCGAAGGACATCTCCAGCCATTACGGCCTGATCAGCACGCAGAGCATCGCGGCGATCCAGCGCGCCGTGCTCAAGCTGGAGCAGGACGGCGCCGACCAGTTTTTCGGCGAGCCGGCGCTGGAGCTTGCCGACCTGATGCGCCAGGACATGAGCGGGCGCGGCGTGATCAACATCCTCGCGGCCGACCAGCTGATCCTCAAGCCGCGGCTGTACTCCACCTTCCTGCTGTGGCTGTTGTCGGAATTGTTCGAACAGTTGCCCGAGGTGGGCGATCTCGACCAGCCGAAACTCGTGTTCTTCTTTGACGAAGCGCACCTGTTGTTCGACGACGCGCCGCCTGCGCTGCTGCAGCGCGTGGAACAGGTGGTGCGCCTGATCCGCTCCAAGGGCGTCGGCGTGTATTTCTGCTCGCAGAATCCCGACGACGTGCCGGGCAACATCCTCGGCCAGCTCGGCAATCGCGTGCAGCATGCACTGCGTGCGTTCACGCCGCGCGACCAGAAGGCCGTGAAGGCCGCCGCCGAAACCTTCGTGGCCAATCCAAAGATCGATGTCGCGGAGGCGATCACGCAGCTGGCGGTCGGCGAAGCGCTGGCATCCACGTTGCGCGACGGGGGCGTGCCTTCCCCTGTCGAACGCGTACTGGTGACTTCACCCACCGCGCGCATCGGCGCGATCACCGATGCCGAGCGCGGCACCGTGCGTCAGCGCTCACCCGTAGGCGGCAAATACGACACGGCGGTCAATCGCGAATCCGCTGCGGAGATGCTCGCCAGGCGAGCCAGCGACAAGGCCGCCGATCCGCAGGTCACCGCCAGGCAAGGCGCGACCGATGCGCCCGCCACGAAGCAGGGTCCGGACTGGACCGACGCCGTGAAGGACGCACTGCTTGGCACGAGCCGTCGCCAGGGCATGATCGAGGCGATGGCGAAATCCGCGAGCCGCGCGGTCGGCTCGAAGCTCGGGCAGCAGATCGTGCGCGGCGTGCTGGGTGGCATCTTTGGTGGCAAGCGTTGA
- a CDS encoding transglycosylase SLT domain-containing protein, whose amino-acid sequence MVFPAFRRSLRLAPLAGATLLLAACASSGGGTKPSAEANQLYAQLDQASRGYENAVSQARAGNTQAAQQTLNASLDQLKSAAAHCPSTPGCDSQRFFSAFDRLLRLKDGNFSLGDDLGAMGDEVPEGSESGKTGAASLPEAQRSVTLLRGQQLSQLIAMNGPVKAALEMWLTQWRGNLMDAYINYQFLRYQMWPEYQKADLPEALLFGILAKESGGKVHAVSRSGAAGPLQFMYATGLRFGLTTEDGFDSRFDPAASARANAEYMDEQLRAFNNNLELTLAAYNGGEGRMRRMVGDNTSVSLYDPTIYNQLSQETRDYVPSVLAAAWLFLHPESYNLRFPRVDGAPGSIALKRPASLTELTVCLGSAAGMSDGWFRTLRNLNPRLDPQVSQPAGVRVMVPKVLEKPYEARCTDGPWPILANDLHTAVLPVVPPSPPPPASSPSRSSNSGKTRSYVVRRGDTLTSIVNKLGCTSVQEVAEMNGLNHQHIKPGQSLKVPACR is encoded by the coding sequence ATGGTTTTCCCCGCATTTCGTCGCTCCCTGCGCCTGGCTCCCCTCGCCGGCGCAACCTTGCTGCTTGCCGCATGTGCGAGCAGTGGCGGCGGCACCAAGCCGTCGGCCGAGGCCAACCAGCTCTATGCGCAACTCGACCAGGCCAGTCGCGGCTACGAGAATGCCGTGAGCCAGGCGCGCGCCGGCAACACGCAGGCCGCGCAACAGACACTCAATGCATCGCTGGACCAGTTGAAGAGCGCTGCCGCGCATTGCCCGAGCACGCCGGGCTGCGATTCGCAGCGCTTCTTCTCCGCGTTCGATCGCCTGCTGCGGCTGAAGGATGGCAATTTCTCGCTGGGCGATGACCTGGGCGCGATGGGCGATGAGGTGCCGGAAGGCAGCGAGAGCGGCAAGACCGGCGCAGCCAGCCTGCCCGAAGCGCAGCGCAGCGTGACCCTGCTGCGCGGCCAGCAGCTCTCGCAGCTGATCGCGATGAATGGCCCGGTGAAGGCGGCGCTGGAGATGTGGCTGACGCAATGGCGCGGCAACCTCATGGATGCCTACATCAACTACCAGTTCCTGCGTTACCAGATGTGGCCCGAATACCAGAAGGCCGATCTGCCGGAGGCGCTGCTGTTCGGCATCCTGGCCAAGGAGTCGGGCGGCAAGGTGCATGCCGTGTCGCGCTCGGGCGCGGCGGGCCCGCTGCAGTTCATGTACGCCACCGGCCTGCGCTTCGGCCTCACCACCGAAGACGGCTTCGATTCGCGCTTCGATCCCGCGGCATCCGCGCGCGCGAATGCGGAGTACATGGACGAACAGCTGCGCGCCTTCAACAACAACCTCGAGCTGACCCTGGCGGCCTACAACGGCGGTGAAGGGCGCATGCGCCGCATGGTGGGCGACAACACCTCGGTGAGCCTGTACGACCCGACCATCTACAACCAGCTCTCGCAGGAAACCCGCGACTACGTACCCTCCGTGCTGGCGGCGGCATGGTTGTTCCTGCACCCGGAGAGTTACAACCTGCGCTTCCCGCGGGTGGATGGCGCGCCGGGCAGCATCGCGCTCAAGCGTCCCGCATCGCTGACCGAGCTGACCGTGTGCCTGGGCTCGGCCGCCGGCATGAGCGACGGCTGGTTCCGTACCTTGCGCAATCTCAACCCGCGACTCGATCCCCAGGTCAGCCAGCCCGCCGGCGTGCGCGTGATGGTGCCGAAGGTGCTGGAGAAGCCCTACGAGGCACGCTGCACCGACGGGCCGTGGCCGATCCTCGCCAACGACCTGCATACCGCGGTGCTGCCGGTCGTTCCCCCTTCGCCCCCGCCGCCGGCATCCTCGCCGTCGCGCTCGTCCAACAGCGGCAAGACCCGCAGCTACGTGGTGCGCCGCGGCGATACCCTCACCAGCATCGTCAACAAGTTGGGCTGCACTTCGGTGCAGGAAGTGGCCGAGATGAATGGCCTCAACCACCAGCACATCAAGCCGGGGCAGTCGTTGAAAGTACCGGCCTGCCGCTGA